The following proteins are encoded in a genomic region of Streptomyces sp. SLBN-31:
- a CDS encoding PepSY domain-containing protein: protein MVGPVPKKARRYTRPGFVAAALVIAGALLAGCSGPPPGRRPEVLQQVQVRYDRAVRKALDEVPDSRLLSVGLRRVSAPEPVWLTRVATRDGTVHVVRVDATLGRLLSTSDKTGQSAQGRKSTAALASSAKLLPEEAVDKVASTATKDPHFGKVTDVALEKGQDDRTVWSVTVATVQSAPTITYQVDAVTAEVVDSHSAVTSPPN, encoded by the coding sequence GTGGTCGGCCCGGTACCGAAGAAAGCACGACGGTACACCCGCCCCGGGTTTGTCGCGGCGGCGCTCGTCATCGCCGGCGCGCTCCTGGCCGGGTGCAGTGGCCCGCCGCCTGGCCGTCGGCCCGAGGTGCTGCAGCAGGTCCAGGTGCGATACGACCGTGCCGTGCGCAAGGCGCTCGACGAGGTGCCCGACAGCCGGCTGCTGTCGGTGGGCCTGCGCCGGGTCTCCGCACCGGAACCGGTCTGGCTCACGCGTGTCGCCACCCGTGACGGAACCGTGCATGTCGTGCGCGTGGACGCTACTTTGGGACGGCTGCTGAGCACGTCCGACAAGACCGGGCAGTCCGCGCAGGGCAGGAAGAGCACCGCGGCGCTGGCGAGCTCGGCGAAGCTGCTTCCCGAGGAGGCGGTCGACAAGGTGGCCTCCACTGCGACGAAGGACCCGCATTTCGGCAAGGTGACCGATGTCGCGTTGGAGAAGGGGCAGGATGACCGGACGGTCTGGTCCGTCACCGTGGCCACTGTGCAGTCGGCCCCGACGATCACCTACCAGGTCGACGCCGTGACGGCCGAAGTAGTCGACAGTCACTCGGCTGTCACCAGCCCGCCGAACTGA
- a CDS encoding cytochrome d ubiquinol oxidase subunit II — translation MLADVMLAVMWTGLTCYALFGGADFGARLWDLLAGGPRRGRAQRQLIEHSIGPVWEANHVWLIFVVVLLWSAFSGGFAAVLSTLYVSLTLTALGIIARGAAFAFRKASDQLWQQRLFGACFTVSSVVTPFFLGTVAGGIASGRVPPGMAAGDALTSWLNPTSVLGGVLAVLTCSHLTAVYLCADAARARDTDLVSGLRRRAVGSGLVSGAVALAGIAVLHADAPFLFHALTHRALPLVVLSAVCGLSELVLLARHHFTAARVSAALAVGAILWAWGAAQYPYLLVSSTTVAQARSQDSVLVACLAATAVGSLLLVPSLWWLYATFQRPSPAEAAAGEEA, via the coding sequence GTGCTCGCAGACGTGATGCTCGCGGTGATGTGGACCGGGCTGACCTGTTACGCCTTATTCGGCGGGGCGGACTTCGGTGCGCGCCTGTGGGATCTACTGGCCGGCGGTCCGCGCCGCGGGCGTGCGCAGCGTCAGCTGATCGAGCACAGCATCGGTCCCGTCTGGGAGGCCAATCACGTGTGGCTGATCTTCGTGGTCGTGCTCCTGTGGTCGGCGTTCTCCGGAGGGTTCGCCGCTGTGCTGTCGACCCTCTACGTGTCCCTCACGCTGACCGCGCTGGGCATCATCGCCCGCGGCGCCGCCTTCGCCTTCCGCAAGGCCAGCGACCAGTTGTGGCAGCAGCGCCTGTTCGGCGCCTGTTTCACGGTGTCCTCCGTCGTCACGCCGTTCTTCCTCGGCACCGTCGCGGGCGGCATCGCCTCCGGGCGGGTGCCACCCGGCATGGCGGCGGGCGACGCCCTGACCAGCTGGCTCAACCCCACGTCCGTACTCGGTGGTGTCCTCGCCGTCCTCACCTGCTCCCACCTCACCGCGGTCTACCTGTGCGCCGACGCGGCCCGCGCCCGTGACACGGACCTGGTGAGCGGCCTCCGGCGCCGGGCGGTCGGCTCCGGACTCGTCAGCGGAGCGGTGGCGCTGGCCGGCATCGCGGTGCTGCACGCCGACGCGCCATTCCTGTTTCACGCGCTCACCCACCGGGCGCTGCCCCTGGTCGTTCTCAGCGCGGTCTGCGGCCTGAGCGAACTCGTGCTGCTGGCGCGGCACCACTTCACCGCCGCGCGTGTGTCCGCGGCGCTCGCGGTCGGCGCCATCCTGTGGGCGTGGGGCGCCGCCCAGTACCCGTACCTACTGGTGTCGAGCACGACAGTGGCACAGGCCAGGTCCCAGGACAGCGTGCTGGTCGCCTGCCTGGCAGCGACAGCGGTGGGATCGCTGCTGCTGGTCCCCTCCTTGTGGTGGCTGTACGCCACCTTCCAGCGGCCTTCACCGGCCGAGGCCGCTGCGGGAGAGGAGGCCTGA
- the nrfD gene encoding NrfD/PsrC family molybdoenzyme membrane anchor subunit has product MSDARITPDGLRGGRPGREAPTGTNVPAGGGGPRRKRRGKRRDKEPEFRSYYDLPVINKPVWESPDIPGYLFLGGLAGAGALIGAAAHATSRPVLSRASKVAAASAGHLSLVALVHDLGRRGRFLNMLRVFKVTSPMSVGSWLLAGFVPSASVAALCDVTGVAPALGALTTTGSAVLGGPVAAYTAALISNTAVPAWHEGQRWMPFVFVSSGLSAASGLGLMAAPPAETRPLVPLAVGGGLAEVVLVKAMEERGGVVKEAYQSGPAKKFLRAAEILTVGGALLAATSGRSRSRAVAGGAALLAGSALTRFGIFHAGLISAEDPKYTVVPQRERLQSEADAG; this is encoded by the coding sequence ATGAGCGATGCCCGGATCACCCCGGACGGTCTGCGGGGCGGGCGCCCCGGCCGGGAGGCTCCCACCGGGACCAACGTTCCGGCGGGCGGCGGTGGACCGCGCCGCAAGCGGCGCGGGAAGCGCAGGGACAAGGAGCCGGAGTTCCGTTCGTACTACGACCTTCCGGTCATCAACAAACCGGTGTGGGAGTCACCGGACATCCCCGGCTACCTCTTTCTCGGCGGCCTCGCCGGCGCCGGGGCCCTGATCGGCGCCGCCGCACACGCCACCAGTCGTCCCGTGTTGAGCCGGGCGAGCAAGGTAGCCGCCGCTTCGGCCGGCCATCTGTCGCTGGTGGCGCTCGTCCACGACCTCGGACGGCGCGGGCGCTTCCTGAACATGTTGCGGGTGTTCAAGGTGACGTCGCCGATGAGCGTCGGCTCCTGGCTGCTGGCCGGATTCGTGCCCTCGGCCAGCGTCGCCGCCCTGTGCGACGTGACCGGGGTGGCGCCGGCGCTCGGCGCGTTGACCACCACGGGTTCGGCCGTGCTGGGCGGCCCGGTGGCCGCCTACACCGCGGCGCTGATCTCCAACACCGCCGTGCCGGCCTGGCACGAGGGCCAGCGCTGGATGCCGTTCGTCTTTGTCAGCAGCGGCCTGTCCGCCGCCTCCGGGCTGGGACTGATGGCCGCGCCCCCGGCCGAGACCCGGCCGCTGGTGCCGCTCGCCGTGGGTGGTGGACTGGCGGAGGTCGTCCTGGTCAAGGCCATGGAGGAGCGCGGCGGAGTGGTCAAGGAGGCCTACCAGAGCGGGCCGGCCAAGAAGTTCCTGCGGGCCGCGGAGATCCTCACGGTGGGCGGCGCGCTGCTGGCCGCGACCAGCGGGCGCAGCCGCTCCCGGGCCGTGGCCGGGGGTGCCGCCCTGCTCGCCGGTTCCGCGCTGACCCGGTTTGGGATCTTCCATGCGGGTCTGATCTCAGCTGAGGACCCGAAATACACCGTCGTACCTCAGCGGGAACGCCTGCAGAGTGAGGCGGACGCCGGATGA
- a CDS encoding NADH-quinone oxidoreductase subunit L, giving the protein MSVLLVMLVAVPLGSGTLLGVTGRRFNRLVPAAGLATAVATLGLAIGAAVQRRAASAPLFTGMRAGLAVDGLSAVMAITVPAVTTAVLAFSAAQFDETANRGRFFGLMLLFAGAMLVTVTATTLPLLLMAWEVMGAISWALIGFWWQEPDRVRAADTAFLTTRTADLGLYLAAGAALAGGVGSLRLDALSGTGGAWLHVVTGGVVAAALGKSAQLPFSFWLSRAMEGPSPVSALLHSATMVAAGAYLLLRLHPLLTATAWGGPLVSWTGAVTALALGGVAVAQTDLKQLLAASTCAQVGFMVLAAGSGGIAGGTAQLVAHAATKAGLFLAAGAWLTALGTKHLPALRGAVRKYPLVGAAFAVGALALAGLPPLSLWATKDEVLAAALAREPALYAVGLAAAAVAAVYSVKALWYVTRPQPADAATGYDTEQRGTRKVPPAMAPSLMVLALGAAVLGVLALPAVADALRSALGVPGEPSPRPWELGLSAGVALAATGLAWWWQPRTGPATGAVGRWAAGWLCLERAAHAVVVRPVFALARALAAFDDGVVDGTVRQVARGGLTAARLAGRVDDGGVDALVRSVAAGARSLGRWARLPQTGLLHQYYAQVAVGFAVLTLIVLLVR; this is encoded by the coding sequence ATGAGCGTACTGCTGGTGATGCTGGTCGCCGTGCCGCTCGGCTCCGGCACCCTGCTCGGGGTGACCGGCCGCCGGTTCAACCGCCTCGTCCCCGCTGCCGGTCTCGCGACAGCCGTCGCCACCCTGGGCCTGGCGATCGGCGCGGCGGTGCAACGACGTGCGGCGAGTGCACCGCTGTTCACCGGGATGCGTGCCGGGCTGGCAGTGGACGGCCTGTCCGCCGTCATGGCGATCACGGTCCCGGCGGTCACGACCGCCGTCCTGGCCTTCTCCGCCGCACAGTTCGACGAGACGGCCAACCGTGGCCGCTTCTTCGGGCTCATGCTGCTGTTCGCCGGCGCGATGCTCGTCACGGTCACGGCCACGACGCTGCCGCTGCTGCTCATGGCGTGGGAGGTGATGGGCGCCATCAGTTGGGCACTCATCGGTTTCTGGTGGCAGGAACCGGACCGGGTGCGCGCTGCTGACACGGCATTCCTCACCACCCGCACCGCCGACCTGGGCCTGTACTTGGCCGCGGGCGCCGCTCTGGCCGGCGGCGTCGGCTCGCTGCGGCTGGACGCACTGTCCGGTACCGGCGGGGCGTGGCTGCACGTGGTGACCGGCGGGGTTGTGGCGGCCGCATTGGGCAAGTCGGCCCAACTGCCCTTCTCCTTCTGGCTGTCGCGCGCGATGGAGGGACCAAGCCCCGTGTCGGCACTGCTGCACTCGGCCACAATGGTCGCCGCCGGGGCCTACCTGCTGCTGCGCCTCCATCCGCTGCTGACCGCCACCGCTTGGGGCGGGCCGCTGGTCTCCTGGACCGGGGCCGTCACCGCGCTGGCCTTGGGGGGCGTGGCCGTGGCGCAGACCGATCTCAAGCAGTTGCTGGCCGCGTCCACCTGCGCGCAGGTCGGCTTCATGGTGCTCGCCGCCGGCAGCGGCGGAATCGCCGGCGGAACCGCGCAACTCGTCGCCCACGCCGCGACCAAGGCGGGACTGTTCCTGGCCGCCGGGGCCTGGCTGACCGCACTCGGCACCAAGCACCTGCCGGCGCTGCGCGGTGCCGTCCGCAAGTACCCCTTGGTCGGTGCCGCGTTCGCCGTCGGTGCGCTGGCCCTGGCGGGGCTGCCCCCGCTGTCGCTGTGGGCCACCAAGGACGAGGTCCTCGCCGCCGCGTTGGCACGCGAGCCCGCACTGTACGCCGTGGGGCTGGCCGCCGCGGCGGTGGCGGCCGTCTACAGCGTCAAGGCGCTGTGGTACGTGACGCGTCCGCAGCCCGCGGACGCCGCAACCGGATACGACACCGAGCAGCGCGGCACCCGCAAGGTCCCACCGGCGATGGCCCCTTCCCTGATGGTGCTCGCCCTGGGCGCCGCCGTGCTTGGCGTGCTGGCTCTGCCCGCTGTCGCCGACGCACTGCGCTCGGCCCTCGGGGTGCCCGGTGAACCGTCCCCGCGGCCGTGGGAGCTGGGTTTGTCCGCCGGCGTGGCGTTGGCCGCCACGGGACTGGCCTGGTGGTGGCAGCCGCGCACCGGTCCCGCCACCGGTGCGGTGGGCCGATGGGCGGCGGGGTGGCTGTGTCTGGAACGGGCGGCGCACGCCGTCGTCGTCCGTCCCGTGTTCGCCCTGGCTCGCGCGCTGGCCGCCTTCGACGACGGCGTCGTGGACGGCACTGTGCGGCAGGTGGCACGCGGCGGCCTCACGGCGGCCCGGCTCGCCGGGCGGGTCGACGACGGCGGTGTGGACGCACTGGTGCGCTCCGTCGCCGCGGGCGCCCGCAGCCTCGGCCGGTGGGCGCGCCTGCCCCAGACCGGACTGCTGCACCAGTACTACGCCCAAGTAGCGGTCGGCTTCGCCGTACTGACCCTGATCGTGCTGTTGGTGAGGTAA
- a CDS encoding sigma-70 family RNA polymerase sigma factor encodes MNVSATPHDTAPSPRQQAPGDRTPEEQLVHRMAACPPGPERESLREHAIIAFLPVARRIARRYGCPPENREDLYQVACLGLVKAVDRFDPSRGHAFLSYAVPTIDGEVKRHLRDHTWQVHVPRRVQEKHREVRRAQEEIRRSGDGRGGTVGDLKNLTGIDEEDIRLALRADQARRLVSMDEQRGPGRSASLATTLGTEDPRLDLVTDMVALGSALPKLPERERAVVCLYFFNALTQREVGDIVGISQMHVSRLLNRSCALLRRSLLAG; translated from the coding sequence ATGAACGTTTCCGCCACCCCCCACGACACCGCGCCGTCTCCTCGGCAGCAGGCCCCCGGCGACCGGACACCCGAGGAACAGCTCGTTCACCGCATGGCCGCCTGCCCGCCCGGGCCGGAGCGTGAATCCCTGCGGGAACATGCCATCATCGCCTTCCTGCCGGTGGCCCGCCGGATCGCCCGTCGCTACGGCTGCCCTCCCGAGAACCGGGAAGACCTCTACCAGGTGGCGTGCCTGGGACTGGTCAAGGCCGTGGACCGCTTCGACCCTTCCCGTGGGCACGCCTTTCTGTCGTACGCCGTGCCCACGATCGACGGTGAGGTCAAACGCCACCTGCGCGACCACACGTGGCAGGTCCACGTGCCACGCCGGGTGCAAGAAAAACACCGTGAGGTCCGCCGGGCCCAGGAGGAGATACGCCGGTCCGGGGACGGCCGGGGCGGCACCGTAGGCGACCTGAAGAACCTCACGGGGATCGACGAGGAGGACATCAGGCTCGCCCTGCGGGCCGACCAGGCTCGCCGTCTCGTCTCGATGGACGAGCAACGCGGCCCCGGCAGGAGCGCTTCGCTGGCGACGACCCTCGGCACGGAGGACCCCCGCCTGGACCTGGTCACCGACATGGTGGCGCTGGGCTCGGCCCTGCCGAAGCTGCCGGAGCGAGAACGGGCCGTGGTGTGCCTGTACTTCTTCAACGCCCTGACTCAGCGGGAGGTGGGGGACATCGTCGGCATCTCACAGATGCACGTGTCACGGCTCCTCAACCGATCCTGTGCGCTTCTGCGCCGCAGCCTCCTGGCCGGCTGA
- a CDS encoding hemerythrin domain-containing protein encodes MAPAGPDHGGSGTPEPDTGTQRRLARRLVALQSAHEFAEEIVLWPAVLRHCPAGDALVTTALEQERQLKRTLEELAHISPGSQEFTQCVNTLAGLNRTHLTYEENQVWPRLQDGLTARDTVRLARQWSGARRRAPTRPHPRLAARPVVLGTVGLAVAVVDRTRDGLTAR; translated from the coding sequence CTGGCGCCTGCTGGACCGGATCACGGTGGCTCGGGCACACCGGAGCCCGACACCGGCACACAGCGTCGCCTGGCCCGTCGGCTCGTCGCTCTGCAGTCGGCACACGAGTTCGCCGAGGAGATCGTCCTGTGGCCGGCGGTGCTCAGGCACTGTCCAGCCGGCGATGCGCTGGTCACCACGGCGCTGGAGCAGGAACGGCAGCTCAAGCGGACGCTTGAGGAACTCGCCCATATCTCGCCCGGGAGCCAGGAGTTCACGCAGTGCGTCAACACCCTCGCCGGGCTCAACCGCACGCACCTGACCTATGAGGAGAACCAGGTCTGGCCCCGCCTGCAGGACGGGCTCACCGCACGTGACACCGTCCGGCTCGCCCGTCAGTGGAGTGGTGCCCGCCGCCGTGCCCCGACCCGGCCTCACCCTCGCCTGGCGGCCCGGCCCGTGGTCCTCGGCACGGTCGGGCTGGCGGTGGCGGTGGTGGACCGCACCCGCGATGGACTGACGGCACGGTAG
- a CDS encoding NADH-quinone oxidoreductase subunit H, with protein MVESAPWWGLLIAPALLVLLAVLARAGDALLAAAEAGRPVTVASALRPLVDVPRLLVAQSRRMPAPDVLLWRIGVVTVPAAAVLSVLVVPLGHRTLADLSVGVVWFNAMEVLTWAGLWLAGWGPNAAFSLIGGYRFIAQGLAYELPLMFALITPATGAQSLRVGDIVAAQHGLWFAVWMPLAFVVYLAGVLAFSFLGLFAYPVGTDIAGGVLGEAVGVDRLLLRTGRWLWLTAGSAMAVPLFLGGGEGPGLPAWAWSMLKTLAVLAVLVWARRRLPVIRADRYVELAWVVVLPLTILQALAPALVVLNR; from the coding sequence GTGGTTGAGAGCGCGCCGTGGTGGGGGCTCCTCATTGCCCCCGCTCTCCTGGTCCTGTTGGCGGTGCTCGCGAGGGCGGGTGACGCGCTGCTGGCCGCGGCGGAGGCCGGGCGGCCGGTCACGGTCGCGTCGGCGCTTCGTCCCCTGGTCGACGTACCGCGGCTGCTGGTGGCCCAGTCGCGCCGCATGCCGGCTCCGGACGTGCTGCTGTGGCGGATCGGCGTGGTGACGGTACCGGCTGCGGCCGTGCTGTCCGTGCTGGTGGTACCGCTCGGCCATCGGACACTCGCCGACCTCTCGGTGGGCGTGGTGTGGTTCAACGCCATGGAGGTGCTGACCTGGGCGGGGCTGTGGCTGGCCGGCTGGGGTCCGAACGCGGCGTTCTCCCTGATCGGTGGGTACCGGTTCATCGCCCAGGGCCTGGCCTATGAGCTGCCGCTGATGTTCGCCCTCATCACGCCCGCGACCGGGGCGCAGTCGCTGCGGGTCGGCGACATCGTCGCCGCCCAGCACGGTCTGTGGTTCGCGGTGTGGATGCCCCTTGCGTTCGTCGTCTACCTGGCTGGCGTGCTGGCCTTCAGTTTCCTGGGCCTGTTCGCGTATCCCGTCGGCACGGACATCGCGGGCGGTGTGCTCGGCGAGGCGGTGGGGGTGGACCGGCTGCTGTTGCGAACGGGCCGCTGGCTGTGGCTGACGGCCGGGTCCGCGATGGCGGTGCCGCTCTTCCTGGGCGGCGGCGAGGGTCCCGGACTGCCCGCCTGGGCCTGGTCCATGTTGAAGACGCTGGCGGTGCTCGCCGTGCTGGTGTGGGCCAGGCGGCGCCTGCCCGTCATCCGCGCCGACCGGTATGTGGAGCTGGCCTGGGTCGTCGTGCTTCCGTTGACGATTCTTCAGGCCCTGGCGCCGGCGCTGGTCGTGCTGAACCGCTAG
- a CDS encoding SPW repeat protein — MHPRIEEHPDIRAMRVRAAEVSAKPSAQATEGLTLLTGLYLAISPWVVGFSGNPLAVSNLVTGIALAVLALGFGSVFERTFGMGWAAAAIGAWAIIAPWVVQNASATTGTIVSNTITGAVAVILGLMTTAMARGRS; from the coding sequence ATGCACCCACGTATCGAGGAACATCCCGACATTCGGGCCATGCGGGTCCGTGCCGCCGAGGTCTCGGCGAAGCCGTCCGCACAGGCGACGGAGGGCCTGACCCTGCTGACCGGCCTGTATCTGGCGATCTCCCCCTGGGTCGTCGGCTTCAGCGGCAACCCGCTGGCCGTCAGCAACCTCGTCACCGGTATCGCCCTGGCCGTCCTGGCCCTGGGCTTCGGCTCGGTCTTCGAGCGCACCTTCGGCATGGGCTGGGCCGCCGCCGCTATCGGCGCCTGGGCGATCATCGCCCCCTGGGTGGTGCAGAACGCCTCGGCGACGACGGGCACCATCGTCAGCAACACCATCACGGGGGCAGTCGCCGTGATCCTCGGACTCATGACGACGGCGATGGCGCGCGGCCGTTCCTGA
- a CDS encoding NADH-quinone oxidoreductase subunit J, with the protein MEAVLFWVFAVLALAGAVLVFTCNSMARVTFALLACLACVGGVVVVLGLPYLGVVIVLMMVMEMVIMAVFMIAYMMNPAGLMPMSMLHNKRGAFVISTAVFVAMVSGIWLVPWSHRYGNRPADTTFQVGESLMGDQMLTMITLGVALLATMVAATVLATHRGRYDRFGDELDRRPADDPAGGGVGR; encoded by the coding sequence ATGGAGGCGGTGCTCTTCTGGGTGTTCGCCGTCCTTGCCCTGGCCGGGGCCGTACTGGTGTTCACCTGCAATTCGATGGCCCGCGTCACCTTCGCGCTGCTGGCCTGCCTCGCCTGCGTCGGCGGCGTGGTGGTCGTGCTGGGCCTGCCTTATCTCGGTGTCGTCATCGTGTTGATGATGGTCATGGAGATGGTGATCATGGCCGTGTTCATGATCGCGTACATGATGAATCCCGCCGGTCTGATGCCGATGTCGATGCTGCACAACAAGCGCGGCGCGTTCGTCATCAGTACGGCGGTGTTCGTGGCGATGGTGTCCGGGATCTGGCTGGTGCCTTGGTCGCACCGGTACGGAAACCGCCCCGCGGACACGACGTTCCAGGTGGGCGAGTCGCTGATGGGTGACCAGATGCTGACCATGATCACGCTCGGGGTCGCGCTGCTGGCCACGATGGTGGCGGCCACCGTGCTGGCCACCCATCGCGGGCGCTACGACCGGTTCGGAGACGAGCTGGACCGGCGCCCGGCGGACGACCCGGCCGGCGGAGGGGTGGGCCGATGA
- a CDS encoding NADH-quinone oxidoreductase subunit A — protein sequence MSGFTAALSLLGVVLLSIAALYGVGWILRVSRDPFAAQPFGSGLEPAEHAVSRFHVRWYAVTMLFLAFDMEMVFMYPWTRVISVMGPSAVIEMFTFLAILLAGVVYAWREGALRWV from the coding sequence GTGAGCGGATTCACGGCGGCATTGTCCCTGCTCGGCGTAGTGCTGCTTTCGATTGCTGCACTGTACGGGGTGGGCTGGATCCTGCGGGTGTCGCGAGACCCGTTCGCGGCTCAGCCGTTCGGTTCGGGGCTGGAACCGGCCGAGCACGCGGTGAGCCGCTTCCACGTGCGCTGGTACGCGGTGACGATGCTGTTCCTGGCCTTCGACATGGAGATGGTCTTCATGTATCCGTGGACGCGGGTCATCTCTGTGATGGGGCCGAGCGCCGTGATCGAGATGTTCACGTTCCTGGCGATTCTGCTGGCCGGGGTGGTCTATGCCTGGCGGGAGGGCGCTCTGCGATGGGTCTGA
- a CDS encoding NADH-quinone oxidoreductase subunit K: MTLELVLMLAAGLFSVGLFGALSQQSIVMIMMGIELMIGGVIVAAAAFWHYLAPATASGQVVVVAAVVAMAVEMAMGFAVVTAIYRARQVDMTDMAEDLKG; this comes from the coding sequence ATGACGTTGGAACTGGTGCTGATGCTGGCCGCGGGACTGTTCTCGGTCGGCCTGTTCGGGGCCCTGTCCCAGCAGTCCATCGTGATGATCATGATGGGGATCGAGCTGATGATCGGCGGCGTCATCGTCGCCGCCGCTGCCTTCTGGCACTACCTCGCCCCCGCCACGGCGAGCGGGCAGGTCGTCGTGGTGGCTGCGGTCGTCGCCATGGCGGTGGAGATGGCCATGGGGTTCGCCGTCGTCACCGCGATCTACCGGGCCCGCCAGGTCGACATGACCGACATGGCCGAGGACCTCAAGGGATGA
- a CDS encoding 4Fe-4S dicluster domain-containing protein, translated as MGFFTDTSVCIGCKACEVACKEWNAIPEDGLTFTGMSYDNTIGLGADSWRHVAFIEQDKPLAGQVTGGVTGEDAQGMRWLMASDVCKHCTEAACLDVCPTGSLFRTEFGTVVVQEDICNGCGYCVPACPYGVIDQRHGDGRVWKCTLCYDRLEVGQQPACAKACPTDSIQFGPLDELRERAALRVDQLHEAGVTEARLYGHDPQDGVGGDGAFFLLLDEPEVYGLPPDPVVTTRDLPRMWKLTAVAAVSLAASVAAAFARRAGR; from the coding sequence ATGGGATTCTTCACCGACACGTCCGTGTGCATCGGATGCAAGGCGTGCGAGGTGGCCTGCAAGGAGTGGAACGCCATCCCGGAGGACGGCCTGACGTTCACCGGAATGTCGTACGACAACACGATCGGGCTCGGTGCCGACAGCTGGCGGCACGTCGCCTTCATCGAGCAGGACAAGCCGCTCGCCGGCCAGGTCACCGGAGGGGTGACGGGCGAGGACGCGCAGGGCATGCGCTGGCTGATGGCCTCCGACGTCTGCAAGCACTGCACCGAGGCCGCGTGCCTCGACGTGTGCCCGACCGGATCGCTCTTCCGCACGGAGTTCGGCACGGTCGTCGTCCAGGAGGACATCTGCAACGGCTGCGGCTACTGCGTGCCCGCCTGCCCCTACGGCGTCATCGACCAGCGGCACGGCGACGGACGGGTGTGGAAGTGCACCCTGTGCTACGACCGGCTCGAAGTCGGCCAGCAACCCGCCTGCGCCAAGGCATGCCCCACCGACTCGATCCAGTTCGGGCCCTTGGACGAACTGCGCGAGCGGGCCGCGCTGCGCGTGGACCAGTTGCACGAGGCTGGCGTCACCGAGGCCCGCCTGTACGGGCACGACCCGCAGGACGGGGTCGGTGGCGACGGCGCGTTCTTCCTGCTGCTGGACGAACCGGAGGTGTACGGGCTGCCCCCGGACCCCGTCGTCACCACCCGTGACCTGCCCAGGATGTGGAAACTCACGGCGGTCGCCGCCGTCTCACTGGCGGCGTCGGTGGCCGCCGCGTTCGCAAGGAGGGCCGGCCGATGA